A part of Acidobacteriota bacterium genomic DNA contains:
- a CDS encoding phage tail protein: MTILPFTSFNFRVVLEYEKGKPICDAEFSEVGGLEVQLAPKTIREGGNNRRPIHLLGPVSYGQLTLKRGMTQDFGLWDWFAEVQKTAGHGVRASGEILMLSNRGQRAYEVDGKADVRFALTGCLPIKLKAPTLNAKDGAVAIEEMQVAYECLSRVASGGDG, from the coding sequence GTGACCATCCTGCCCTTCACCAGCTTCAACTTCCGGGTAGTCCTCGAGTACGAGAAGGGCAAGCCGATCTGCGATGCCGAGTTCTCGGAGGTCGGCGGCCTCGAGGTGCAGCTCGCTCCCAAGACCATCCGCGAGGGCGGCAACAACCGACGGCCGATCCACCTGCTCGGCCCGGTGAGCTACGGCCAGCTCACCTTGAAGCGCGGCATGACCCAGGACTTCGGCCTCTGGGATTGGTTCGCCGAGGTCCAGAAGACCGCCGGCCACGGAGTGCGCGCCTCGGGCGAGATCCTGATGCTGTCGAACCGCGGCCAGCGCGCCTACGAGGTCGACGGCAAGGCCGATGTGCGCTTCGCCCTCACCGGCTGCCTGCCGATCAAGCTCAAGGCCCCGACCCTCAACGCCAAGGACGGCGCGGTGGCGATCGAGGAGATGCAGGTTGCCTACGAGTGCCTGTCGCGGGTCGCCTCGGGAGGTGATGGATGA